From Paenibacillus sp. FSL H8-0537:
TTGAAGGCGGCTTTATTGACGAAGACCAGCAAAAGAAGCTGCTAGCCAATGAACTCGTTATTGTAACGAGAGCTGACAGCAAAGTTCAAGTAGCCGCGATTGCTGATCTCAGCCAGGATACCCTTGGCAAAATCGCAATCGGTATTCCAGAAAGCGTTCCTGCCGGCAACTATGCAATGGAAGCTTTGACGAACGCTAAGCTGTGGGATAGCCTGCAATCCAAGCTTGTCCAAGCGAAAGACGTGCGCCAAGTACTGCAATATGTAGAAACAGGCAATGTAGACGCTGGTTTCGTCTATCGTACAGATGCTTTAACTTCCGATAAAGTCACAATTGCTGCTGCTGTTGACCCGGCAACTTACACCCCCATTGTATATCCAATCGGTATTGTGAAAGAAACGAAGCATCAAAGCGAAGCAGAAGCTTTTTACGCTTACCTGCAAACAGCCGATGCGATGAACGTATTCACTAAATACGGATTCTCCGCAGCGCAATGATTGGGGCAGGCATAGATTGGCCCGCATTTTGGACGCCGATCCGGCTTTCTCTACAGGTTGCCTTACTATCGAGTGTTGTAACCCTTTTGCTTGGAGTCCTCATTGCAAAATGGATGTCAAAAGCAAAGTTTAAAGGCAAGCTGCTGCTTGAAACGCTATTCATGCTGCCGCTCGTGCTGCCGCCTACAGTCGTTGGTTTCCTGCTGCTTGTGTTGCTGGGCCGCAGGGGCTGGATGGGCAAGCTGATTGAATGGGTGTTTCATGCACCGGTCATTTTTACTTGGTGGGCGGCGGTTATCGCTTCCATTGTCGTTGCCTTTCCTCTCGTCTACCAGACGATGAAGGTTGGCTTCTCAGGAGTAGATCATCATCTTGAGGATGCGGGCCGCTCCATGGGCGGCAACGAGTGGCAGATTTTTCGCTATATTACGCTGCCGCTTGTATGGCCATCACTCATCAGCGCTTATCTACTCGGCTTCGCCAGAGCGCTCGGTGAGTTCGGCGCTACGCTCATGATTGCTGGCAACATTCCAGGTGTTACGCAGACGGTACCAACTGCGATCTACGTCGCCGTAGACGGGGGAAATATGACGATGGCATGGGCTTGGACGATGGCCATTGTACTAATCTCCTTTCTTATGCTGGCGTTCACCCGAAGAAAGACCGAATAGCCGTGTAGAAAAAATAGGCATAAAACAAGCCGTGCTTCTCTTCAGCAGAGAAACACGGCTTGTCTTCCTGTTAACTGGTTACCGTTCACTGTTTATCAGGTATCCGTATCCCTCCGTAACCCGTAAGCAGTTATTGGCTAGCGTATAAAATGCTCTAGCGCCTTATTCAAATCCTCCAGCGTCTTCTTCTCCCCATGGTGAATCGCATCCACCACACAGCTCTCCAAATGATCCTTAAGCAGCAGCTTGGCCGCATTATCGAGCGCCTTGCGCACCGCCGCGATCTGCAGCAAAATATCCGAGCAGTCGCGTCCGTCGGCCGTCATTTCCTTCACCGATCGAACATGCCCTTCAATTCAAGCCTCCCGTTTGTACCGCATATTCTCCTCATCTTATCCCCCTAGGGGGTTATTGTAAAGAAAATCCCACCTCATTCCTTCTTAAAATTAAAGCTTTACTTATTACATACCAATATGATAGCCTTATTTCCACAGATATAGAAATAATATTGGAGGAGGGGCTAGACCGTGGAGGAACAGGAAGCAGCGCAAGCCGCCGTAAAAGTTTATAAAGCGCTCGGAGAGCCGACTCGGTTTAAAATCGCTCAACTGCTCGCTAAGCAGCCTGATCAATGCTGCAGCATGCTTGGGCATCAATTAGAGATGGTTGCAGGCTCAACACTTTCCCACCATTTGAAGCAGCTGTCCGAATGCGGCCTGTTAAAAATGCGCAAGGAAGGTACGTTTATTTACTACAGCCCGGATATGGACGTTATACAGAAATACGCTCCTTATTTGCTGGCGTAATTTTTTTGATTTTAATTTCTATATTTTTAGAAATATGAAAATATAAGTGGAGAGGACTTTCTATCATCATGCTGTCAAACACGTGGAAAATTTATTTGCTTGCTTTAATTAGTTTTTTGGTTGGAACTTCGGAATACGTCATTGCGGGGATACTGGATAAAATAGCGGAGGATATTGGCGTATCAGTCAGTGCCGCAGGCCAGCTCATCACCTTCTTCTCGCTTACTTACGCGCTTGGCACCCCTATTCTGATGGCCATGACGGGACGGATTGAACGCCGCAAGCTGCTCATGTATGCGATGGTCGTCTTCGTTCTTGGCAACTTGCTTGCCATCGCTCTTCCAGGCTTTGGCTATTTTATTGCAGCACGCATCATTATGGCGCTTGGGGCAGGCGTCGTCGTTGTAACATCACTAACGCTTGCTACAAAAATGGCACCGCCAGGCAAACAGGCCAGCGCACTCGCTACCGTCGTAACGGGGTTTACTGCCGCGCTTATCATCGGCATTCCAATTGGCCGTATGGTAGCAGCCTCTTATGACTGGAAAAGCGTCTTCGGTGGCATCGGCGTACTCGGTTTGCTTGCCATCCTTATTATTGCATTTGCTATTCCAAGATATGATGGCGAGCCTTCTGTACCGCTGCGGGAGCAGCTAGCTCTGCTCAAAACTCCAAAAATAGCCGCTGCTTTAGGTGTCACTTTCTTATGGATAGCCGGCTATTCGATTCCCTATACGTACATTTCGCCCTAC
This genomic window contains:
- the modB gene encoding molybdate ABC transporter permease subunit; translated protein: MIGAGIDWPAFWTPIRLSLQVALLSSVVTLLLGVLIAKWMSKAKFKGKLLLETLFMLPLVLPPTVVGFLLLVLLGRRGWMGKLIEWVFHAPVIFTWWAAVIASIVVAFPLVYQTMKVGFSGVDHHLEDAGRSMGGNEWQIFRYITLPLVWPSLISAYLLGFARALGEFGATLMIAGNIPGVTQTVPTAIYVAVDGGNMTMAWAWTMAIVLISFLMLAFTRRKTE
- a CDS encoding metalloregulator ArsR/SmtB family transcription factor produces the protein MEEQEAAQAAVKVYKALGEPTRFKIAQLLAKQPDQCCSMLGHQLEMVAGSTLSHHLKQLSECGLLKMRKEGTFIYYSPDMDVIQKYAPYLLA
- the modA gene encoding molybdate ABC transporter substrate-binding protein; amino-acid sequence: MFKPFKKPAVLFFMLAVLLVCAACGANNTGTAAIDTSTSSPSAAVVESASPQASEAAAPAENAALTISAAASLTDALQEIKQAYEAANPSISLNFNFGASGALQQQIEQGAPADLFLSASSKNLKVLVEGGFIDEDQQKKLLANELVIVTRADSKVQVAAIADLSQDTLGKIAIGIPESVPAGNYAMEALTNAKLWDSLQSKLVQAKDVRQVLQYVETGNVDAGFVYRTDALTSDKVTIAAAVDPATYTPIVYPIGIVKETKHQSEAEAFYAYLQTADAMNVFTKYGFSAAQ
- a CDS encoding metal-sensing transcriptional repressor, which produces MEGHVRSVKEMTADGRDCSDILLQIAAVRKALDNAAKLLLKDHLESCVVDAIHHGEKKTLEDLNKALEHFIR
- a CDS encoding MFS transporter, translated to MSNTWKIYLLALISFLVGTSEYVIAGILDKIAEDIGVSVSAAGQLITFFSLTYALGTPILMAMTGRIERRKLLMYAMVVFVLGNLLAIALPGFGYFIAARIIMALGAGVVVVTSLTLATKMAPPGKQASALATVVTGFTAALIIGIPIGRMVAASYDWKSVFGGIGVLGLLAILIIAFAIPRYDGEPSVPLREQLALLKTPKIAAALGVTFLWIAGYSIPYTYISPYLLQVTSMSENTLSIALFGFGVASLIGSKLGGFSTDKWGVKRTLMGGMLVHAAALLFISFSSSSSVIVFPLLMLWSFAAWSSGPTQQYNLLTLAPGASSIMLSLNTSVLQLAMAVGASAGGLIVAKVSLPSITWIGSFGVLLAVILIVLSRKLSSSHEQASIPSVAPQA